A section of the Gallus gallus isolate bGalGal1 chromosome 4, bGalGal1.mat.broiler.GRCg7b, whole genome shotgun sequence genome encodes:
- the NDNF gene encoding protein NDNF isoform X1, whose translation MLRASTRYLMLLLHCPLLLLLLPLSSRMQKLPTRDEELFQMQIRDKAFFHDSSVIPDGAEISSYLFRDTPKRYFFVVEEDNTPLAVTVTPCDAPLEWKLSVQELPEEASGEGSGEPEPLEQQKQQITNEEGTELFSYKGNDVEYFVSSSSPSGLYQLDLLSTEKDTHFKVYATTTPESDQPYPELPYDPRIDVTSLGRTTVTLAWKPSPTASLLKQPIQYCIVINKEHNFKSLCAVEAKLSSDDAFMMAPKPGLDFSPFDFAHFGFPSDSNAGKERGFLKSPSKFGRQTSSKPRVDLHKVCIGNKNIFTVSDLKPDTQYYFDMFAVNTNTNLSTAYVGTFARTKEEAKQKTVELKDGKVTDVFIKRKGAKFLRFAPVSSHQKVTFSVHSCLDAVQIQVRRDGKLLLSQNVEGVRQFQLRGKAKAKYLIRLKGNKKGASMLKILATTRPNKQLFPSLPEDTRIKAFDKLRTCSSVTVAWLGTQERNKFCIYKKEVDDNYNEEQKKREQNQCLGPDTRKKSEKVLCKYFHSQNIQKAVTTETIRGLQSGKSYLLDVYVIGHGGHSVKYQSKLVKTRKFC comes from the exons GATGCTCCTGCTCCACTGCCCgctgctcttgctgctgctgccgctcaGCTCCAGGATGCAGAAGCTGCCTACCAGAGATGAGGAGCTATTCCAGATGCAGATCCGGGACAAAGCGTTTTTTCATGATTCATCAGTCATCCCAGATGGAGCCGAAATTAGCAGCTACCTCTTCCGAGACACACCTAAAAG GTACTTTTTTGTGGTGGAAGAGGACAACACACCCCTAGCAGTAACAGTGACACCCTGTGATGCTCCCCTGGAGTGGAAACTGAGTGTACAAGAGCTCCCAGAGGAAGCCAGTGGAGAAGGTTCAG GAGAACCAGAACCTCTTgagcaacagaaacagcagaTTACTAATGAAGAAGGCACAGAGCTGTTCTCTTACAAAGGCAACGACGTTGAGTATTTTGTGTCCTCTAGTTCCCCTTCTGGTTTGTACCAACTAGATTTGCTGTCAACAGAGAAGGATACACATTTTAAAGTGTATGCAACTACTACTCCAGAATCTGACCAACCTTACCCTGAATTACCTTATGATCCAAGAATTGATGTTACTTCTCTGGGACGTACGACAGTAACGCTGGCATGGAAGCCAAGTCCCACGGCCTCATTGCTGAAACAGCCAATTCAGTATTGCATAGTCATCAATAAAGAGCACAATTTCAAAAGCCTCTGTGCTGTTGAAGCCAAGCTGAGTTCTGATGATGCCTTCATGATGGCTCCAAAACCAGGTCTGGATTTCAGTCCGTTTGACTTTGCCCATTTTGGCTTCCCCTCAGACAGCAATGCTGGCAAAGAACGTGGTTTCCTAAAATCACCATCAAAATTTGGGCGTCAAACATCCTCAAAGCCAAGAGTTGACCTGCATAAAGTTTGTATTGGGAACAAGAACATCTTCACGGTGTCTGATCTGAAGCCCGACACACAGTACTACTTTGACATGTTTGCAGTAAACACTAACACAAACCTGAGCACCGCATATGTTGGCACCTTTGCCAGAACGAAGGAGGAGGCCAAGCAGAAAACAGTTGAGCTGAAGGATGGCAAAGTTACAGATGTGTTCATCAAGAGGAAGGGAGCCAAATTTCTGCGGTTTGCTCCTGTTTCATCTCACCAGAAGGTCACCTTTTCTGTTCATTCATGCCTAGATGCTGTTCAGATCCAAGTTAGAAGAGATGGCAAACTACTCTTGTCTCAAAACGTGGAAGGGGTACGGCAGTTCCAGCTGAGAGGGAAAGCAAAAGCTAAGTATCTAATTAggctgaaaggaaacaaaaaaggtGCTTCTATGCTGAAGATTCTGGCAACGACAAGGCCTAACAAGcagttatttccttctcttcctgaaGATACAAGAATCAAAGCCTTTGACAAACTCCGCACGTGTTCCTCAGTCACAGTGGCATGGCTTGGCACACAGGAGAGAAACAAATTCTGCATCTACAAAAAGGAGGTGGATGACAACTACAACgaggagcagaagaaaagagaacagaaccAGTGCTTGGGTCCAGATACAAGGAAGAAGTCGGAAAAGGTTCTCTGTAAATACTTTCACAGCCAGAATATACAGAAAGCAGTTACCACAGAGACAATCCGGGGCCTGCAGTCTGGCAAGTCCTACTTGCTGGACGTGTATGTCATTGGGCATGGGGGGCACTCTGTCAAATACCAGAGCAAATTGGTGAAAACGAGGAAGTTCTGTTAG
- the NDNF gene encoding protein NDNF isoform X2: MLRASTRMLLLHCPLLLLLLPLSSRMQKLPTRDEELFQMQIRDKAFFHDSSVIPDGAEISSYLFRDTPKRYFFVVEEDNTPLAVTVTPCDAPLEWKLSVQELPEEASGEGSGEPEPLEQQKQQITNEEGTELFSYKGNDVEYFVSSSSPSGLYQLDLLSTEKDTHFKVYATTTPESDQPYPELPYDPRIDVTSLGRTTVTLAWKPSPTASLLKQPIQYCIVINKEHNFKSLCAVEAKLSSDDAFMMAPKPGLDFSPFDFAHFGFPSDSNAGKERGFLKSPSKFGRQTSSKPRVDLHKVCIGNKNIFTVSDLKPDTQYYFDMFAVNTNTNLSTAYVGTFARTKEEAKQKTVELKDGKVTDVFIKRKGAKFLRFAPVSSHQKVTFSVHSCLDAVQIQVRRDGKLLLSQNVEGVRQFQLRGKAKAKYLIRLKGNKKGASMLKILATTRPNKQLFPSLPEDTRIKAFDKLRTCSSVTVAWLGTQERNKFCIYKKEVDDNYNEEQKKREQNQCLGPDTRKKSEKVLCKYFHSQNIQKAVTTETIRGLQSGKSYLLDVYVIGHGGHSVKYQSKLVKTRKFC; encoded by the exons GATGCTCCTGCTCCACTGCCCgctgctcttgctgctgctgccgctcaGCTCCAGGATGCAGAAGCTGCCTACCAGAGATGAGGAGCTATTCCAGATGCAGATCCGGGACAAAGCGTTTTTTCATGATTCATCAGTCATCCCAGATGGAGCCGAAATTAGCAGCTACCTCTTCCGAGACACACCTAAAAG GTACTTTTTTGTGGTGGAAGAGGACAACACACCCCTAGCAGTAACAGTGACACCCTGTGATGCTCCCCTGGAGTGGAAACTGAGTGTACAAGAGCTCCCAGAGGAAGCCAGTGGAGAAGGTTCAG GAGAACCAGAACCTCTTgagcaacagaaacagcagaTTACTAATGAAGAAGGCACAGAGCTGTTCTCTTACAAAGGCAACGACGTTGAGTATTTTGTGTCCTCTAGTTCCCCTTCTGGTTTGTACCAACTAGATTTGCTGTCAACAGAGAAGGATACACATTTTAAAGTGTATGCAACTACTACTCCAGAATCTGACCAACCTTACCCTGAATTACCTTATGATCCAAGAATTGATGTTACTTCTCTGGGACGTACGACAGTAACGCTGGCATGGAAGCCAAGTCCCACGGCCTCATTGCTGAAACAGCCAATTCAGTATTGCATAGTCATCAATAAAGAGCACAATTTCAAAAGCCTCTGTGCTGTTGAAGCCAAGCTGAGTTCTGATGATGCCTTCATGATGGCTCCAAAACCAGGTCTGGATTTCAGTCCGTTTGACTTTGCCCATTTTGGCTTCCCCTCAGACAGCAATGCTGGCAAAGAACGTGGTTTCCTAAAATCACCATCAAAATTTGGGCGTCAAACATCCTCAAAGCCAAGAGTTGACCTGCATAAAGTTTGTATTGGGAACAAGAACATCTTCACGGTGTCTGATCTGAAGCCCGACACACAGTACTACTTTGACATGTTTGCAGTAAACACTAACACAAACCTGAGCACCGCATATGTTGGCACCTTTGCCAGAACGAAGGAGGAGGCCAAGCAGAAAACAGTTGAGCTGAAGGATGGCAAAGTTACAGATGTGTTCATCAAGAGGAAGGGAGCCAAATTTCTGCGGTTTGCTCCTGTTTCATCTCACCAGAAGGTCACCTTTTCTGTTCATTCATGCCTAGATGCTGTTCAGATCCAAGTTAGAAGAGATGGCAAACTACTCTTGTCTCAAAACGTGGAAGGGGTACGGCAGTTCCAGCTGAGAGGGAAAGCAAAAGCTAAGTATCTAATTAggctgaaaggaaacaaaaaaggtGCTTCTATGCTGAAGATTCTGGCAACGACAAGGCCTAACAAGcagttatttccttctcttcctgaaGATACAAGAATCAAAGCCTTTGACAAACTCCGCACGTGTTCCTCAGTCACAGTGGCATGGCTTGGCACACAGGAGAGAAACAAATTCTGCATCTACAAAAAGGAGGTGGATGACAACTACAACgaggagcagaagaaaagagaacagaaccAGTGCTTGGGTCCAGATACAAGGAAGAAGTCGGAAAAGGTTCTCTGTAAATACTTTCACAGCCAGAATATACAGAAAGCAGTTACCACAGAGACAATCCGGGGCCTGCAGTCTGGCAAGTCCTACTTGCTGGACGTGTATGTCATTGGGCATGGGGGGCACTCTGTCAAATACCAGAGCAAATTGGTGAAAACGAGGAAGTTCTGTTAG
- the NDNF gene encoding protein NDNF isoform X3: MLLLHCPLLLLLLPLSSRMQKLPTRDEELFQMQIRDKAFFHDSSVIPDGAEISSYLFRDTPKRYFFVVEEDNTPLAVTVTPCDAPLEWKLSVQELPEEASGEGSGEPEPLEQQKQQITNEEGTELFSYKGNDVEYFVSSSSPSGLYQLDLLSTEKDTHFKVYATTTPESDQPYPELPYDPRIDVTSLGRTTVTLAWKPSPTASLLKQPIQYCIVINKEHNFKSLCAVEAKLSSDDAFMMAPKPGLDFSPFDFAHFGFPSDSNAGKERGFLKSPSKFGRQTSSKPRVDLHKVCIGNKNIFTVSDLKPDTQYYFDMFAVNTNTNLSTAYVGTFARTKEEAKQKTVELKDGKVTDVFIKRKGAKFLRFAPVSSHQKVTFSVHSCLDAVQIQVRRDGKLLLSQNVEGVRQFQLRGKAKAKYLIRLKGNKKGASMLKILATTRPNKQLFPSLPEDTRIKAFDKLRTCSSVTVAWLGTQERNKFCIYKKEVDDNYNEEQKKREQNQCLGPDTRKKSEKVLCKYFHSQNIQKAVTTETIRGLQSGKSYLLDVYVIGHGGHSVKYQSKLVKTRKFC; this comes from the exons ATGCTCCTGCTCCACTGCCCgctgctcttgctgctgctgccgctcaGCTCCAGGATGCAGAAGCTGCCTACCAGAGATGAGGAGCTATTCCAGATGCAGATCCGGGACAAAGCGTTTTTTCATGATTCATCAGTCATCCCAGATGGAGCCGAAATTAGCAGCTACCTCTTCCGAGACACACCTAAAAG GTACTTTTTTGTGGTGGAAGAGGACAACACACCCCTAGCAGTAACAGTGACACCCTGTGATGCTCCCCTGGAGTGGAAACTGAGTGTACAAGAGCTCCCAGAGGAAGCCAGTGGAGAAGGTTCAG GAGAACCAGAACCTCTTgagcaacagaaacagcagaTTACTAATGAAGAAGGCACAGAGCTGTTCTCTTACAAAGGCAACGACGTTGAGTATTTTGTGTCCTCTAGTTCCCCTTCTGGTTTGTACCAACTAGATTTGCTGTCAACAGAGAAGGATACACATTTTAAAGTGTATGCAACTACTACTCCAGAATCTGACCAACCTTACCCTGAATTACCTTATGATCCAAGAATTGATGTTACTTCTCTGGGACGTACGACAGTAACGCTGGCATGGAAGCCAAGTCCCACGGCCTCATTGCTGAAACAGCCAATTCAGTATTGCATAGTCATCAATAAAGAGCACAATTTCAAAAGCCTCTGTGCTGTTGAAGCCAAGCTGAGTTCTGATGATGCCTTCATGATGGCTCCAAAACCAGGTCTGGATTTCAGTCCGTTTGACTTTGCCCATTTTGGCTTCCCCTCAGACAGCAATGCTGGCAAAGAACGTGGTTTCCTAAAATCACCATCAAAATTTGGGCGTCAAACATCCTCAAAGCCAAGAGTTGACCTGCATAAAGTTTGTATTGGGAACAAGAACATCTTCACGGTGTCTGATCTGAAGCCCGACACACAGTACTACTTTGACATGTTTGCAGTAAACACTAACACAAACCTGAGCACCGCATATGTTGGCACCTTTGCCAGAACGAAGGAGGAGGCCAAGCAGAAAACAGTTGAGCTGAAGGATGGCAAAGTTACAGATGTGTTCATCAAGAGGAAGGGAGCCAAATTTCTGCGGTTTGCTCCTGTTTCATCTCACCAGAAGGTCACCTTTTCTGTTCATTCATGCCTAGATGCTGTTCAGATCCAAGTTAGAAGAGATGGCAAACTACTCTTGTCTCAAAACGTGGAAGGGGTACGGCAGTTCCAGCTGAGAGGGAAAGCAAAAGCTAAGTATCTAATTAggctgaaaggaaacaaaaaaggtGCTTCTATGCTGAAGATTCTGGCAACGACAAGGCCTAACAAGcagttatttccttctcttcctgaaGATACAAGAATCAAAGCCTTTGACAAACTCCGCACGTGTTCCTCAGTCACAGTGGCATGGCTTGGCACACAGGAGAGAAACAAATTCTGCATCTACAAAAAGGAGGTGGATGACAACTACAACgaggagcagaagaaaagagaacagaaccAGTGCTTGGGTCCAGATACAAGGAAGAAGTCGGAAAAGGTTCTCTGTAAATACTTTCACAGCCAGAATATACAGAAAGCAGTTACCACAGAGACAATCCGGGGCCTGCAGTCTGGCAAGTCCTACTTGCTGGACGTGTATGTCATTGGGCATGGGGGGCACTCTGTCAAATACCAGAGCAAATTGGTGAAAACGAGGAAGTTCTGTTAG